The genomic interval aatattaatacaatgttaatggACAAGACTAAAAGAATATTGTTTACACAAACTACTACGATATACAAATATAAACCTGTTTTTTAtcgttttaaattgtaataatgtaataaactCGAGCTCAGTTACTAACTTAAAATTCCACCTGTTAATAATTAagtataatatgtatttataataatattttataaattggtCACGTTTCGAGCGTCGTTTCATTGCTCCTCCGATTCTAGAAAGATGACTATGAATCAAATTTTCTTAAATGCAAAGATTTCAaaagttatgtattattttaaatagtgATTTCCAAAAGCACTTTTAATAGACATCGTACCATTTCAACAATACAGGAATAAACTACATACACTGCAcaaaatataatagtaaaatcGCTTCTATTTAATGTAGAACAATACATAGAAGATATGCGCTAACAAATTAGGCATATTTAGTTAATATCGAGCACTCGACGACGATTTAAAGAACAATACTAGCCGGAGAAATTGCTCTTTAACAAACTTAGCTAGCTGTTttagtacacacacacacacacacacacaccctcacacacacacacacacacacacgcacgcacgcacgcacgcacgcacgcgcgcgcgcacacacagcacacacacacacacacaaacacagacacaaacatatatatataggtaAACCGATAAATAATTAGGTAAAAAGAATCACGATTGTAACCGTTTTTTAATAATCTTTGCTGGTAGATAAAGATCTAAATACCTATTATGATCATTGGGATGTGCTAACAGAAAACGTGTTTTGCTGAAGtaaattgtgtattattttgAACCACTGTCCATAGTTCCACTGATTACAACATTATATAAGGATTTCTACAAGTCGTCATTGCGTGAATTAAATTACTTCCTTACAGACGTGTACTAGCATTTATATTACTTAACAGACAATACTAAAGAGGCTctatcagttttactgatatccttgttttgcAAGTCATAtaattggaccgtgctctgtgaaaaaggggtttaatgcaggcGCCTAAAGTGTCGCTCAGATTAGCCTTTTAGGTCCCCAcacgctaattagggacgacactttccgcttttatgatatttttcgttttaagaaagtctcttctcagcaaaaatcaagtttatgcgaaaagtgtcatccctggttagcctgtgcggactggacatGCTAATctagtacgacactttacgcacatgcattaaacccctttatcacagagcacgTCCCAGTTGAAAAAATAAAGACTTAGGATTATCGTATAATTTTGAATTGCCAAAAAACGACATAATGTTTTATCAAGGTTAGTGATGTTATTCGATCAATATTAATAAAAACCCGTTTCATTTACTTTTCAATGTCGTTTGGCcttaatcaataataaaattacattaaagcGTATTAATGTTAGGTATACATGTACTATTGAGCAAGATCCTTCACTGCGACGCGTGTGATCAACTAAACAGCAACGCCCAGTACTTTAATTGGGCTGAGGGAGAATTTCGATTgcttatattataccgaacatgTTCGTAGTGCATAAAATTACTTAatttatgtcaaattaaaaagtacttttttttaaaattattttaacttaTTATGTACGTTAAGTTAGttgccaattattttttttatataaaattgaatATAATTCAATAGTAAAGATATTGAAACAGAAGATATGGTTAATAAAAATCCGtaatttatgaaattcttgaaaaaatattgtaaaataggACTGATCGCATTTACAAACCTCCAAGTTTGGCGTCAGTAATCAAATGCTAGTGTACAGAACAGACGAAAGCATTGACGTCACAAGTCCAGAATAGAACGATAATTGGTGTCAATAGGCgcataaaatgaaaaatttacaATCGAATACTAATGGACGGTGACCCTTAATTGAATCACGTGTGTTTTGGTGTACAGATTGCTATTTAATGTAGAAGAAATTTGGCAATTGTTTAAAACGAAAAGACTTGCACATAAAGAGCATTTCCGTCCTGAAAATGTAATGCAATTCATTGTTCTGATATATATTAACATTCACGGGTTAACGATTGTCCAGACGCTTTTTTAATGCGTGCGTATAATCACGTTTAGCAAAAAAGTGATAACctacaatataatatttacttagTGGAATAATACAAGTAAAGTCAAGCATATTGGTTTTAAAtcgcaattattttattttgctgcGTATTTATGAAAAACAGAACACGTGTGAACTTCATACGTTCTTTTTCTTAAGGAATCTACAATATTTGTGACACCCAAACGTGCCACGACGTGACGCGAGCTCACTTGGCACTGTACGCTGCGATCGACTTGAAATCCGCGTACGGAGGCTAATCATAGTCGTTATTTAAGTGAAGAAACTCGACTTTCAAATTATATCTAATGGACGTTAATTGAATATGTTTAGTTGCACACTCCATTAAAAATGTTTACCGGTAATCAAAGTGATCTTACAAAGCGTCCACGAATAAAACGATGTTTTGTACAAAAGTTTAGTTAAGTAAACGTTATATTTTGAACAATGTACACCCAACCAGTTGACcatgaacaaaatgaaacttCAGCTGCGTGACCAGAACGTTAGATTGCTCTTACTGGAAGCGCGTGGTTTCGCTTAAAAAGTGACCAAAATTGTCAAACTAAGGAACCTACACAAACGTGAAAAAACGTGTAACATCGCAGTGAAGCAGTTTAAAGTAGTTTTTAGGCTTTTGTACATCATACTTGGAAGAtttatcatatatttaaaacacactcATTCTccatacaattatttttaaagtgTTGTCGTGCAGTTTCATGAATACTCCGCAAAATGTGGTGTCAACATGACATTATAATAGCGTTCTCTGAAATTAAAATCAACTTGACAGAATTCTGCAGTATGCATGTATCATTGAAAATACAAGTGAACCAATGAAATAATACGATTAACTGTTCCTCTATGATATCAATCTTCCTAAATGAAATCAAATCTTCCTGTATGAAATAAAAGCATTATTGTTGGCTTCGCCATGCAAGTCGCCAAATCACATGATTAATGGTAACGATGACATgtcatataaaacattttttttgaaaagCAACAACAGAAAACAAAAGTGTGTAAAAAATAGTTTCGGTCGTTCTTTCTTCAAACACTTAGGGTTTGCAGTGAAACACTTAAATAAGTTAGATGACATGCACGAAAAGTAATCACATGTTCATTTATTGGACTCATTTTTGCCAAGCAGAAATCACGTGGCGTACGTGTATATAACATAGACATATCTTATATCGACTCATAATTCCGCGCGcaaatgttaaattaatttgTGCTAGGTAATAAATTCTCTTACATCTTTCCGTCGAGAGGATTAAGTTTTTATTCTGCACCGGTAGATTTTTTgtacacatatatttttgtttactaaAAACAATATGTATTGCAACGATATGCAAAACGCAAATTTCTATATTAAAAAGTATAATCAATTAAAAAAGCATCTACGCAATGATTAGGATCGAACCGTACTTTAATAGATAACTAATAAGTTGACAAGAAAGTAATGAGTATATTAGAggatgttgttgtgtttttttccagaaaattaACGACAGTTTGGCGTGAAATGATGCATCTTGCTGCAATTGTCTGTGGTTTGTTGCCAATTGTGCTCGGTAGCCAAATGCTAATCGCAGTAGACAATCCATTTGGTAAGTCAATCCATTTGGTAAGTCAATCCATTTGGTAAGTCAATCCATTTGGTAAGTCAATCggttatattataaacaaatatttctttctAAATACGTATTTACTATTATGCATGTACTCAACATGCCTtgataaactgttaaacatgACAATTGTTCGCTAGATACAGCGATAGGAACAATGAATATCTGTACAtaaaatttgtttcatttaaaaggaACTTAATTGCTTCTTTTGGTATAGAATTACAAAAAGTTAAATTTGCAGTGagacaaaacataaaatgttattttttccacgAGCATTGCCACAATAGGTATCAGAAGGTCggaataaatttgttttaaataattacgtGTAATTTCCCTCTTAAATAAGAAtatgcacaaacaaacacaatttcttCCATGGCTTTATTCAACCAACCATTTACTAAGTCAATTTAACTAAATTAATATGTAATCTTATGAAATCGATAGAATGCAGCAATCATGCTCGCAAACTTACTGGTTATGTTAGAATGAAACAAAATGATCTAAAACAAAAACCTGAAATACAGGTAGTCAGGTTAGGGAACACACACACTTCTTGTTAAGCTTAAATATAATGCACAAACCTAGTAAACGAGATTGTGTTAGTGTGTGATGATTTTTATCTGGTAGCGTTCAATTTACTTAAGTGTGGAAACACTACCATATCAAAGGTAAACCATGACATTCAGCAAATCAGGCTTTGAACACGCTGTGGTTGTGTGTTTCAACAAACCTGACAGACCTCAAATTTTCGAGCCAAACTTTTACTTCCTGTTTGTATTCCACGTTGAATATTCGATAATTTTCTTTACATTCAATcacattttcaaaattgacataacTTTAACATATAAAGAATGTATGTTACAAATAGAATTGAATATTTCTACCATTCAACATCCTTACTATTTAAAAACTAACGTTTGTTTATGGTACAAAAAATCGTTGCAAATTGTATTCGAAACAGCCATCTTATTTATTGTTCAGGCCTCTGCGACCTTGCTGTACCGGATCATCAAAACGAGTGCGGCATCGCGGGGGTTTGGCGGAACCAGCTTCAGTCCGTAATGAAGTTCACATGCATTGGCGGCCACATCGAAGGAAAATACTTCACGTCGGTCGGCAACGCTGACGGATTTTACACTCTTTCTGGGAAATACTTGAAGCCCGACGACGACACGACAGTCGTTGGCTGGGTTGTTGCCTTTAGCAACGACATGTACGGAAATTCCAACTCCACGACCGCATGGTCCGGGATCCATTACGCTGACGAGAGCACTCTGTACACCCACTGGCTGTTGACCCATTTCTATCCACGTGCCCAGCTGTGGAAGACGACGATGATCAACCACGATGACTTTAAGAAGGTCTGCTAAAAGATTGAAATCATGCGGACATTTCCAAGATTATGTTTCTTCTTTGGTCAAATCTTCCATATGACAAATaacttttttctgaaataaatcatTTACTGTTTATGTGTGCTTATTGTTTCTGTATTTGCATGTGCTTTATTCTggatacataaacatattttcacTTGAAATTACTGGTATTTATTTGATATGACGTCACGTTGGTGTTGTTCTTTCGTATTTGCAGAACTTCCACATAACATTACCACCCATCATAATGTCGACATGCTTATCAATGATTCTCCTAAGTTGCTATATATAACAATGACATGGTTATGATGGCCAATTAAACCATATGCCGGTGACAGACATGTAGACGACTGATTCTACCATAGCAATAATTGTTTTAGGCACCATAAGTTTTAATAAAAGTTGCCCATATTGAGTATCACTATCAACCATTTTGTATAAAAGTGCATACAAGATTGCACGAAATATCGCGTCGTTGTGTTGaagaacaaacacaaatgataaatCAGTTTGATTATGTTAGACCGAAAAATGGATTGACAGAATAACGTACAGACATAGATCTAGAGACAAACAGACTCTCTACTTTCGTCTCTCTTTTTACCTAAAAGAGAAGTGTTCTTATATTAAGTCATAAAAGCTTAAATACATCTagatgaaatatttcaattgaaaaAAGCGTTCATTTCCTCCGTAACCTTACCCAATAAAACAATCGATGCATACAAACTAACATCATCATTGTGGAATTTGCTAATTCATTCGATAAAGTACCCCAACAGCAACTCTTATACTAAAATGCTATGGAATTAATTCAAATGCTCTCTTTTGAATATCTGACTTCTTATCAAGTTAAACCTAAGACTGTTATCCTGGAGGGAACCATGTCAGACAATGAACCTGTAACCTCCAGAGTCCAATAGGGCACTGTATTTGGGCCCGTCTTGTTTTGGTCTACATAAACGACTTTTCagaatacaatgtatatcaaacATAGcaccatatgagtcgcgttctgacaaaactgtgcataatgcatgtgcgtaaagtgtcgtcccagattagcctgtgcagtccgcacaggctaatcagggacgacactttccgcctaaattggatttttcttaaaagagacttcattttaacgaaaaatgtcataaaagctgaaagtgtcgtccctgattagcctgtgcggattgcgacactttacgcacgtacgcatattatgcccaattttctcagaaaacgactaatatatacaaaataataacaacCGACGCCCAGTAGCTCCAGATAGATATTAAAGCTGTGGTCGATCGGAGCAAGATGGGTTAATGAAATTCCACCCTTAAACATGTTACATCCTTATCACTTTCCCCTACGAACTACAAGATCACATTCTTGAAAAAGTAAACTAAACGGTACGCCAAATATCTAGGTCTTACACTCCAACGTAACCTCAAATGGgataaacatattaattatatCACATGTAAAACAAACCAGGCACGAGGATTTCTTCGCCGCAACCTCAAAATTAACTCACAAAGAAGTGAAAGGTCATGCTTAAAAAACAATTTTCAGGCCTAAATTAGAATACTCATCCCCTGTCTGGAACCCACCTACGAAAGCTGaacttaaagaggccttttcgcgttttggtaaattgacaaaataaaaataaatgtttcagattcgcaaattttcgttgtaggtatgatatttgtgaggaaacagtgatactgaacatttaccttgctctaaaatttccattatatgcatcttttgacgatttaaaagcctgaaaattataaagcgttgcaacgcgctacaattgaataatttggaaagttctgctgttatcgttatattttgtgatactacgaggattgcttatataatctataaaatacattactcattgtattagcacagatggccgagtggtctaagcaatagactcttactctaggggtcagtggttcaggTCCAGTggatggttacttttttcttctttattttattattgtatgtttacttgagctttttagatcaaatgtttacatttatcagtataaagcatttaatgacaaacttcaatacatgccaaaatctgtgaaaaaaaacaacaacctttaatCAACAGGAAAAAGTACAAAGACGTGCAGCCAGATTCTTAACAAACATATATCACAATACAAGCTCAGTAACTAATATGAGAGACAGCCTAAATTGGTCCAAACGTGAAACACGCAGAACAAAAATTTCGTATTATAACGCTGTTTAAAATTATCCACCTCATAGTTGCCATCACAACTACTGATAACCTGTTTCATGTCGACCATCAATCCAGATTCAGCAATACCCATTGCGTTAGACACATACAAACCTCAAAAAACTTTCTCATTCTA from Dreissena polymorpha isolate Duluth1 chromosome 1, UMN_Dpol_1.0, whole genome shotgun sequence carries:
- the LOC127873292 gene encoding streptavidin-V2-like, with translation MMHLAAIVCGLLPIVLGSQMLIAVDNPFGLCDLAVPDHQNECGIAGVWRNQLQSVMKFTCIGGHIEGKYFTSVGNADGFYTLSGKYLKPDDDTTVVGWVVAFSNDMYGNSNSTTAWSGIHYADESTLYTHWLLTHFYPRAQLWKTTMINHDDFKKVC